A single Desulfovibrio porci DNA region contains:
- the flgB gene encoding flagellar basal body rod protein FlgB, whose protein sequence is MKSLFNSQIGLVSRVMDMQLQRQNVITSNLANVETPNYKPRELAFEKELQSALGLDMRGRMSATSEGHMPAAFNPDNFGPEWSKQFKPRQIHGEDRVSLDKEMAKHAKNQLQYTALTQVMSKTFEGISTIIADGKQA, encoded by the coding sequence ATGAAAAGTTTGTTCAACAGCCAGATCGGTCTTGTCAGCCGGGTCATGGACATGCAACTCCAGCGGCAGAACGTGATCACCAGCAACCTGGCCAACGTGGAAACCCCCAATTACAAGCCGCGCGAGCTGGCTTTTGAAAAAGAGCTGCAAAGCGCTCTGGGTCTCGACATGCGGGGCCGCATGAGCGCCACCAGCGAGGGGCACATGCCCGCGGCCTTCAATCCGGACAATTTCGGTCCCGAATGGTCCAAGCAGTTCAAGCCGCGCCAGATTCACGGCGAGGACCGCGTCAGCCTGGACAAGGAAATGGCCAAGCACGCCAAAAACCAGTTGCAGTACACGGCCCTGACTCAGGTTATGAGCAAGACGTTCGAGGGCATATCCACCATCATTGCGGACGGCAAGCAGGCTTAG